The Denticeps clupeoides chromosome 16, fDenClu1.1, whole genome shotgun sequence DNA segment CATTATTAAGGCCAAACCACTTTTGGCAGTTTGTAGACATGGTGAAGCTATCCAGAGGTCCACCCTCATTAAACTTATATTTCATGCAGTGCATTTTTCTTTAATACTTATACAAATGCCAGGCAGACCACATTACAGTCACACTACACACTGAGCGCTGTTCCTGTTTCTAACAAGAAAGCTACCTGTTTCAGTATTCACCAGTCTGGGGAGACAGGAACGGAAAGTGAACTTCCGCTTTGTAAAAATTGTCCCCATCCGCTCTATAAAATGTCTCAAGCAGACCGAAactgtctttcttttttatgtggAGCGAGTTAAAGAGTGTTTCTGTATCAGACAggatggaaaaaaacacagcttGCACTCATTCGCTTTTGTGTAACTATCAGAGAAGAGAGAGGTTTGGCGATCCCGTCTTCCATCCGCCACCCAATAAACTGTCCATGACAAACACCTGGCCATGGCCTCAGTCAGAGAGCTTAGCGCGGCTCGTGGAGAGGAGCCGGGATAATGAGCCCCGGGGCTGGCAGCAGCCAAGAAGGGTCCTGGGAATGGTTCCCTAATTAGCCTGCAGTGGACTGTGTGCGGCTGGTCAGGTGCTGGTCATGGGCCGAGGCTAGCTGTCCTCTACTCTGTGTCCACACCGTGCTCAAAAACCTGCCGTGAGATAAAGGAAGTAGAGGTTATTCCAGGTTACCCATACGTCAGCCTGAATCCCAGGCCCTCGAGATACCGCCCGATAGCGTAGGTAATGTTAAATGCGGCACGCTGTAGCTTGTCACTTaagaatgtgtctgtgtgtggctgAGCCTCCTGACGCTGTCCCGACTCTCTTCCGCAGCATTCTGTACGCTGACATTGTGGGCTTCACGCAGTTGGCCAGTGATTGCTCACCTAAAGAGCTTGTGATCATGCTCAACGAGCTCTTTGGAAAGTTCGACCAGATTGCCAAAGTGAGTAGTTACCTCTTGTACAGCCGCCCGGGCATCTGTATTCTCCACTCCCAAAGCAACATGGGAGAGAATATTGACTGTATGTATTCATATAAGGATGATGcctattgttttttgtttttcaccaGGAAAATGACTGCATGAGGATCAAGATTCTTGGGGACTGTTATTACTGTGTGTCTGGTCTGCCCGTCTCCCTGTCTAATCATGCCAAAAACTGTGTGAAGATGGGTCTTGACATGTGTGAGGCCATTAAGTAAGTACAGAGACATCTGGAGAGGCCTGAGTTCACTTGCATccacttttatttatatattaccaTTACTGTACACATATTAAACCACCAATTACTCTAtactatataaatataatattactTATAAAGACTGTTAGACTGTTATGGGTGGGTACTCATCTCTGATTGATCATCtttattaaaaactaaaatttaaTGGTGGAGTGAAAACATGCATTGTTAAAAATACAGACTTGATGGATTATCCCTTTTTTGAATGTCCATTTCCTAGTTCCCTATACAATTCATTTTTCGGGGACGGGGGTGATGACTTGGTTTTTAAACCCCCGTCACCGTTTTTTATCTCATTCCCTTTGATGCCTGGCCAAAACCAGACATGTGTCTGAGAACTTCATTTGGCCGTAGCAGCTGAGTGTTTTCCCATTCGCTTTACTAGGCAAGTGCGGGAGGCCACTGGCGTAGACATCAACATGCGGGTGGGTGTACACTCAGGCAACGTCCTGTGTGGCGTGATTGGTCTCCGTAAGTGGCAGTTtgatgtttggtcacatgacgtcACATTGGCCAATCACATGGAATCTGGAGGTTTGCCTGGGTAAGCCCGTACCTCAGTGAGCTCACAAACACCCACTGTCCAGAGCGTGGCACGAAGCCCAGTGACATTTCAGTATCTCTTATTTACAGTCGAGTGCATATAACTGAAGCTACCCTGAAGCACCTGAACAAGGCCtatgaggtggaggagggcaaTGGGCACCTGAGAGACAGTTTCCTAAAGGAACTGAATGTGTGCACCTACCTGGTCATTGACCCTCGACGAGTGAGTTCTTTCCTTCCTGCCTCTCAACTTTTTTGTTCAAACACCACAAACACGCGTGTGaatgatgattattataaacattttgtgtgtgtgtttgtcagtctAAGGATCCATCTGTGAACAGCCGCACTGTGCCCAAGCCCAGAGTGAACGATGGACTGAAAATGCGAGCGTCTGTGCGCATGACACGTTACCTGGAGTCCTGGGGCGCCGTCAAACCCTTCGcccacctgcagaaccgcgAAGGCTTCCTTCCGGATGCCATGGTCAACGGCAAAGCGCGCTGCAAGGTCTCCCACAAAAATATAATAGTCTCCACACCTACTTGTCCATCATAGACTTACTCTGTCATATTTCATTTCTGGTTTTAGGATATTCCTTTGAAACCTGACCCCTGCTCCAAGCTACCCGATAGGTAAGCAGTGTACCATGATGGCTACTCTTGGACTTGGACTGATGTATGGGTTTGCCAAACTCCCACCTATTTAGTTTTGCCATCAGGGACCTGCGTGCTGTCTAGCAAAGTTAAATAAAAGGTCAGGGTCATCTCGTGTGGCCTTGGTCCTGCCCTGCCTGTGTCAGCTGTCTCTCCTGCTCTTGTCCATGTCAAGCTCATGTCTCTCACTGTTGGTCTCTGACAGCTTTGATGAGTCTCTAGAAGAGCACTTCTCCCTGCCCGCACCTCCAATCAGCCCCTATAAGTGAGTGCAGCCATTGTGGCTCCGTGGCTCCCTCCGCACGGCACGAGAGAGCTGCAGTTTCACCACTAACCCCTGAGCCTACTGTTCACCACATGGCACTGGACTGCCCCTCAGGCAGAAAGTCAATCGCATGACCAATAACCACTCTCCCTACTAAGTGTACCTCTCGCTTCCTGATGAGCAATCAGTCATCAgatacagtgtgtatgtgtgtgtgcgtgttttgtttaaatatttctgCTCATCTGAGTGAGAGTAAGCATCACAATTACTGTCTGGGGACACCTGCCAGGTTTAGTTGTCAAACAGGAACACATTTTTCCTTTGACTTTCTGACCCCACGATCAGAATCCATTGTGTGCACGCCCACATATATGAAGCCTCCACCTTTTGAGTCTCACAAAGGTATTTCTCTCACTAGCCTATGCACTAATGATTCAACAGGCTCCTCCCAGTTCTCCCCTCTGAGCTAATTGGGACTGAATAACCTGCATGAGTGTCATCACTGCCCTTTTCTATCCCAATCACTGGGTGTGGGGAgtgcatattttatatatgtcttTGCCTCTTCCTTACATTTTCAGTGTTTCTCTGTACAGGAACAAGTCTCAAAAGAGCAAGTTTGATGAAGAACTACACAACGAGATGACCACTACCATTGATGAGCTCAGTGCCAGCATGTAGGTGCATGCCATCTCAGACAATTTGCAGCTGTTCTTTAAATGTGCCTGACAATATCTGTAATGATGCCCTGTGTTTCCCTGCCTTCAGGCAATGGGATAAATCAGAAGAGATCCATAGTCTGACCATGTGGTTTACAAAGAAAGATCTAGAGAAGCAGGTTGGTTTTTCTGCAAAGCACATAATAAATCCTCTATAAATCCCATATTTCAtgttacaaaacacacacacacacacatataagtTTAGTATATAATATCTAtgacaaaataacaataatgtcaTCAGTTGTATGGATAGAACATATCATTATTTGGAATAATTGAAACTCCCTGATATCAGTAACACAGAATATAATGAGACACAGTCTTACACATCTTGCAATATCAACAGAGTTATGTATTTCAAGATCTCTCATCTCTCTTTATTGTCCCCTGTGCAGTACAGGGTCATCGATCTGCCCAGTTTTAAGTACTATGTTGGCTGTGCCACGTTCATCttcttctgtatttttgtgGTGCAGATTTCTGTCAGCAGAGGGTGAGTACAGACGAGAGATTCAACGGTCCAGCTAACCCACTTACCATTTTGTAGTTTGCGTTTGAGAGGTCACAATTTAGGTTTTGGTTCAGTTTGTCAAGCACatcagagagaagaaaaaaaaaacgtactcTCTACTCCTACATTGTCATGTTTTCCTCATGTCCTCATATCCTGGCACTACTACAAACATGTCATACAGCTTTGGTTGAGCTTTGTAGTCAATTAGTGTGTACTTGATAAAACAACTGTACATAATGTCTTAAATTGGATTGGCTGCTGTAATAAATATGctattttttaatgcaacacCAAATGTTTGTTCCTCTTCAGAATGTTCAGTTTATGAAAACATATCAGGACTGTTCCAGTAGCAATGGTGCTTCCCTTTACCAATTGCACTTTGTTGAAGGCTGTGAATTGTTGAATGAAGGTGTTAGGTTGTCTGCAAAAATTGTTCTTGTGGAATAGGAAAACTCATTAACAGTGTAATATATGTGTAATTTCTCTCTTTCACTTAGTCCTGAAAATCTGGGCATTGCATTTGGAGTGCTGGCATGTGTCCTGTTGTGCATCCTAGGCATCTGCTATGCTGGACATGTGCAGGTCAGTCTGCTGTGGTGAGAATGTAAAGAGCTTAAAGGACTCGTTTAACACTTTACTCTCTGGAACAGTGCTGCTCGGCTCCTCGGTTGTGCAGATTTGGACTGACCCTGGGTAGTGGACAACCCATGGAGCTCGTCTCTTATATCTGGAACATTGTTCCCCTGCAAACACAGTTCACAGAGCTGTTCCTTAAATGAAGAGCGGTGGGAATGTAGTAcacttgtgtgggttttttgtgtgtgtgggtttgtagTTTATATAACACCCTGTACCCTGCTCTGTATTCTGTGGTAAAGGAACGTTCTCCACATTGATAAACGTTTGAACACAGGTGTTGGATGTAGTAAAAACCGATGCACGTTAAGTCCCATCTCAGGCATTAAATGCAGGATCACAACCTTGTGGTTCTTATAGTCaccttaagttttttttttccataaaaattaCACATTTCTTCCACTGAGGACTTTGCATGGGAAAACTCATTACTTTTTGAATCCTTGCACACTTTCAAAGTTTTATTGGCAACTCCTCATCCAGCGCCTCTCTTTTCTCAGCGTTTGTTCCCAGAGAAGCTGGCCTCCTGCCAGTGGCTCCCTGCTGTGTCCGAAGCGGTGGTGAAGAGACCTTGCGTGCGCCTTCCCCTGGCAACCATCACCACGGCGGTCGTTGTCATCATTGCCATCTTCAACCTGGTATGGGTGGAAGCTATGCACTTAGAGCGAGGAGAGTCACTACTCCGCTCTCACCACTTATCTtaagagttgtttttttttttttttttgtatttaatgcaaCTTTAATGAAACATGGCCTGCACCAGACAGGATCTTAAGGAGACAGGAGACACCATGAACCATGAAGGTTTCTCAGTTTAATGTTGGGTCCCAAACCCCCTTTGAACAGCTTCAGTTCTCTGAACAACATTCTCTCTAAACctttcttgcttttttattGTGATGTTGTCCAACACATCAGTTCAAAATGTGGATAGAGACTGTGACCATTTTTTAAGGGGTGGAAAActgttatatatacacacacactatataattttctgttttgttccaGTGTTTCCACCCACCAGTGCACCCTCAGTGCAGTTTTACACAAAACAACAGCACTTCCCTGGACCCAGAGGATGAGCTTTATTCTCTGCCAGTGAGTGACTGAATTCTTTCATAACTTGTTTCACACACCATACAATATTTCAACGTTTCTCATCACTAAAGCGCTTAGTGCACTATTTCCAAACCGTTTGTGAGTGCAGCACTACATGCTAAGCGTTAGGCTTGTTCGCCTTTCAGAGGTCAAAGGCGTTTGCAGGATTTAGAAAACTAGATAAATCAAGGACTAACTCCCCCTTTTTCTGGTGTGAAGTTATTTCTGTCATGAAGAACACAATCTGTAATCATGGttttataaacaaagtttaaaatgggaggagcccagtgattgacagctttcaccCACGCTACTTTTAAATCTGTGCCTATCAATATGTCAGAATGCTTTATGAATcattatgaaattatgaattGCATGTAGTTTGATTACTTTGACTGTCTCTCTCAGTACTCAGTCTACTGCTGTATCCTGGCGCTGATAGCATGCGGCATGTTCCTGAGGGTCAGCTTTGAGCTGAaggtcctcttcctcctcgtaTCCTCCGCTGCCTACTACATCATCATCTTCTCCTCGCAGGAGGAGCTCTTCACCTGCTATGGCAAGTTCCTGTACCCCAACGCAAGCAACAACAGGTACAGGTGGAGGAGAGTCATGTGACATGAGCACACAAAGAGCGCAGACGTTCATGTGATGGTCAGAGTTTgacgttgtgtgtatgtgggttttAGTGCTGAAGTTCTCAAGACGGCTGGGCTGATTAAACATCCTCAGATAATGAGCTGCATCTATATTACCCTGTTCCTTTTCACCATGCTACTTATCTCTagacaggtaacacacacacacactttcaccatTCCTGattcaacaatatttttattgattttatacagggatataacagggtaaacatggaatgtttcaatatactgtacattttataacccccttataaaccctatagcacccaccccacccctccctgaCTCCAAGCCAGCTTTACATGCATAAGAAAGGCTAGATACCAGGCATTTAAAGAAAAGTTTTTGCtggaaaaagcaaaaagaaaacaaacagacaaacaattaaaaaagaagagaatcaaactataaatgtatatgaaaaaagCGGAGGAAGGGCTCCCACACCAATTTCAAGTCTGAATAACGGATTGAGTAGTGAATCTTCTCcagggacaaacaggacatcatATCTCTGAGCCACTGGGCGTGAGTGGGTGACGTGGAATCCTTCCACTTGAATAAAAGAGAACGCCCGGCCAGGAGTGTCGCAAAAGATACTTTCACCATTCCTACAGCGGGTCCCATTCTGCATCGCGTCCACATTGTCATTCACTTTTTCAGAATGAGCACTGCTGCCGCCAGGACTTCCTGCTAAAGAACAAGAACCGGACAGAGCAGGAAGAGATCATGACCCGGGAGAACCTGAACcggctgctgctggagaacgTGCTCCCCGCACACGTGGCAGCCCTGTTTGTCGGGGAGAATAAAAAGAACGAGGTGGGACTCCTCACAAACACTTTACTTACCAGGAAAGATAAGGTAGGGCTCAGTGTAATCAGCACGAGATCATCACTCCATCCCCACCGCCCTCTGCTTGTGTGGAGCTTCACTTTTCAGTTCTGTTGGTCTGTGTTTAGTAAGCCTGAGGCTGAGAAAGGGTGGAGGACCAGGTTTCAGAAAAACGACGCTTCCTAGTCAACATTATAGGAATGTTACAGAATAAAgctaaacaaataataaatcaaatatcAAATCATTCTATTTATTTGATAAATATCATTTGGCCATTAAAAAGCCAATCAAGTGAAAAGCATGCAACAGAAGACAACATGTGGTCCCAGTCTTGGATGAACATCTCTACACACGTCAAATAGGAATATGGCATGAAGCAGCTGTATAGACAAAGATTAACCCAGGGGGCATGTTTTCATCCATGGGCTGATCTTCATGATGCGATAATAGAGACAGCGCTTGGGGAGCGTTTTCTAATGTCACGTATGTTCACAccgaaaaatgtaaaaaacaattcCAGCTTTTTTAAACTACACTGTCTAATGTATACCTTTGGgtaaatctattttattgtCTTACTTTCTTATAATGCTAATGACAGCAGATCTGTTTGTTTAATTAcaacaatgctaaaatattaggtgtgagattacttctgtatttttagccagtgttttttttcagtgcaggaTTGGGAGAAATAAACAGAGACTAGATAGATACAAGActgctt contains these protein-coding regions:
- the adcy7 gene encoding adenylate cyclase type 7 isoform X1, whose amino-acid sequence is MPAKGKYLLNDQELKQEALYRKFSCMSQYQPLVLLLGLSMVSCAVLLILFFSLKLNAKDHKVFVSVVSCGLCVFLAVFVLVCTDTLSQRWRRLLGLVVWATHITMGFSFIFCGERIWPWDQVPFFLFIIFTVYTMLPFQMSYAVVLSVVSSLSHIIVLSIHLTVFSQSHRCKYLINQLLCNVLVFLCGSMVGAFHKVLMERALRQTFKDTLSCLSSRMKLEIEKRQQENLLQSVLPVYISMKMKLAIMERLRECKDKEDQQRLVKDNNFHSLYVKRHENVSILYADIVGFTQLASDCSPKELVIMLNELFGKFDQIAKENDCMRIKILGDCYYCVSGLPVSLSNHAKNCVKMGLDMCEAIKQVREATGVDINMRVGVHSGNVLCGVIGLRKWQFDVWSHDVTLANHMESGGLPGRVHITEATLKHLNKAYEVEEGNGHLRDSFLKELNVCTYLVIDPRRSKDPSVNSRTVPKPRVNDGLKMRASVRMTRYLESWGAVKPFAHLQNREGFLPDAMVNGKARCKDIPLKPDPCSKLPDSFDESLEEHFSLPAPPISPYKNKSQKSKFDEELHNEMTTTIDELSASMQWDKSEEIHSLTMWFTKKDLEKQYRVIDLPSFKYYVGCATFIFFCIFVVQISVSRGPENLGIAFGVLACVLLCILGICYAGHVQRLFPEKLASCQWLPAVSEAVVKRPCVRLPLATITTAVVVIIAIFNLCFHPPVHPQCSFTQNNSTSLDPEDELYSLPYSVYCCILALIACGMFLRVSFELKVLFLLVSSAAYYIIIFSSQEELFTCYGKFLYPNASNNSAEVLKTAGLIKHPQIMSCIYITLFLFTMLLISRQNEHCCRQDFLLKNKNRTEQEEIMTRENLNRLLLENVLPAHVAALFVGENKKNEDLYYKSYDCVCVMFASVPDFKEFYTECDINKEGLECLRLLNEIIADFDELLSKPKFSGVEKIKTIGSTYMAAAGLSGTPGQENNQDRQQAQIGNMVEFAIALMGKLDGINRHSFNSFRLRVGINHGPVIAGVIGARKPQYDIWGNTVNVASRMESTGELGKIQVTEETSDVLQKLGYSCECRGLINVKGKGELRTFFVCTDMSKQQGMGLS
- the adcy7 gene encoding adenylate cyclase type 7 isoform X2; this translates as MPAKGKYLLNDQELKQEALYRKFSCMSQYQPLVLLLGLSMVSCAVLLILFFSLKLNAKDHKVFVSVVSCGLCVFLAVFVLVCTDTLSQRWRRLLGLVVWATHITMGFSFIFCGERIWPWDQVPFFLFIIFTVYTMLPFQMSYAVVLSVVSSLSHIIVLSIHLTVFSQSHRCKYLINQLLCNVLVFLCGSMVGAFHKVLMERALRQTFKDTLSCLSSRMKLEIEKRQQENLLQSVLPVYISMKMKLAIMERLRECKDKEDQQRLVKDNNFHSLYVKRHENVSILYADIVGFTQLASDCSPKELVIMLNELFGKFDQIAKENDCMRIKILGDCYYCVSGLPVSLSNHAKNCVKMGLDMCEAIKQVREATGVDINMRVGVHSGNVLCGVIGLRKWQFDVWSHDVTLANHMESGGLPGRVHITEATLKHLNKAYEVEEGNGHLRDSFLKELNVCTYLVIDPRRSKDPSVNSRTVPKPRVNDGLKMRASVRMTRYLESWGAVKPFAHLQNREGFLPDAMVNGKARCKDIPLKPDPCSKLPDRNKSQKSKFDEELHNEMTTTIDELSASMQWDKSEEIHSLTMWFTKKDLEKQYRVIDLPSFKYYVGCATFIFFCIFVVQISVSRGPENLGIAFGVLACVLLCILGICYAGHVQRLFPEKLASCQWLPAVSEAVVKRPCVRLPLATITTAVVVIIAIFNLCFHPPVHPQCSFTQNNSTSLDPEDELYSLPYSVYCCILALIACGMFLRVSFELKVLFLLVSSAAYYIIIFSSQEELFTCYGKFLYPNASNNSAEVLKTAGLIKHPQIMSCIYITLFLFTMLLISRQNEHCCRQDFLLKNKNRTEQEEIMTRENLNRLLLENVLPAHVAALFVGENKKNEDLYYKSYDCVCVMFASVPDFKEFYTECDINKEGLECLRLLNEIIADFDELLSKPKFSGVEKIKTIGSTYMAAAGLSGTPGQENNQDRQQAQIGNMVEFAIALMGKLDGINRHSFNSFRLRVGINHGPVIAGVIGARKPQYDIWGNTVNVASRMESTGELGKIQVTEETSDVLQKLGYSCECRGLINVKGKGELRTFFVCTDMSKQQGMGLS